A region from the Oceanidesulfovibrio marinus genome encodes:
- the hpsG gene encoding (2S)-3-sulfopropanediol dehydratase: MIAAAECCLSPQEERIATQKVDRQGRERVYQILETNQFTVPVVDIERALYFTQSMKETEGELLTLRWAKALKNVAEKITVYITPNQLLAGRAGQLGRYGILYPEIDGDFYIEVMKDLPNRAKSPFRISPENMKTLVEEIAPYWEGKTYHEHLNNVLPEELRTVTYDDERGLKSKFVVSETSSYRSALQWVPDYEKAITRGFIDLQNEAKAKLAALEKENDSVSIWDKKPFLEAMIIVCDAIMIWARRHADLARELAASETDPTRKMELERIAETCERVPAYPARNFREAMQCQWFVQMFSRLEQKASAIISNGRMDQYLYPFYAKDIEDGTLTRDEARELLECMWVDMAQFIDLYINPTGNEFQEGYAHWEAVTIGGQTPDGEDATNDLTYLFLESKRDFPLNYPDLATRIHSRSPERYLYEVALTVKDGSGFPKLINDEEVVPLYAIKGAPMDEALDYAVSGCTEARMPNRDTYTSGCVYINFASALEMLMRNGRMRCYNDELIGVETGDFTKFETWEEFYEAYKTQHLNLLQKAFQQQYVVDCLRPQHFAAPLSSLLHSLCMENLQDLHEPKIEGGVDYSYFEFLGYGTIVDSLAAIKKLVFEDKKLTLKQVLDAVDADFVGHEPVREMLRNAPCYGNNDPYADSIAKDIDRFTQVAAKKSSEERGVHVDVRYVPITSHVPFGKVVSATPNGRKAWTALSDGSSASHGADKNGPTAVLLSNYHTKNYGMINRASRLLNIKLSPKCVAGEEGTQKIIDLIRTWCDLKLWHLQFNIVNKQTLLAAQEDPDSYRSLLVRIAGYSAYFCDLSRDLQNDIIERTEHADM; this comes from the coding sequence ATGATAGCTGCTGCAGAGTGTTGCCTGTCCCCCCAAGAAGAGCGCATCGCCACCCAAAAGGTCGATCGCCAGGGACGCGAGCGTGTGTACCAGATTCTGGAGACGAACCAGTTCACCGTGCCTGTCGTGGATATCGAGCGGGCACTGTACTTCACGCAGTCAATGAAGGAGACCGAAGGCGAGCTGCTGACCCTCCGCTGGGCCAAGGCGCTGAAGAACGTCGCCGAGAAGATCACCGTCTACATCACGCCGAATCAGCTCCTCGCCGGCCGCGCCGGGCAGCTCGGCCGCTACGGCATCCTCTACCCGGAGATCGACGGCGATTTCTACATCGAGGTCATGAAGGACCTGCCGAACCGCGCCAAGAGCCCATTCAGGATTTCGCCCGAAAACATGAAGACCCTGGTGGAAGAGATCGCCCCGTACTGGGAAGGCAAGACCTACCACGAGCATCTCAACAACGTGCTCCCGGAAGAGCTGCGCACCGTGACCTACGACGACGAGCGCGGCCTCAAGTCCAAGTTCGTGGTCAGCGAAACCTCGTCCTACCGTTCCGCCCTGCAGTGGGTGCCGGATTACGAAAAGGCCATCACGCGCGGCTTCATCGACCTGCAGAACGAGGCCAAAGCCAAGCTCGCCGCTCTGGAGAAGGAGAACGACTCCGTCAGCATCTGGGACAAGAAGCCTTTCCTGGAAGCCATGATCATCGTTTGCGACGCGATCATGATCTGGGCCCGGCGCCATGCTGATCTGGCCAGGGAGCTGGCCGCCAGCGAGACCGATCCCACCCGCAAGATGGAGCTCGAACGCATCGCCGAGACCTGCGAGCGCGTGCCCGCCTATCCGGCCCGCAACTTCCGCGAAGCCATGCAGTGCCAGTGGTTCGTGCAGATGTTCTCCCGCTTGGAGCAGAAGGCCAGCGCCATCATCTCCAACGGCCGCATGGACCAGTACCTCTATCCCTTCTACGCCAAGGATATCGAGGACGGCACGCTGACCCGCGATGAAGCCCGCGAGCTGCTGGAGTGCATGTGGGTGGACATGGCCCAGTTCATCGACCTCTACATCAACCCCACCGGCAACGAGTTCCAGGAAGGCTACGCCCACTGGGAGGCCGTGACCATCGGCGGCCAGACCCCGGACGGCGAGGACGCCACCAACGATCTGACCTACTTGTTCCTGGAGTCCAAGCGCGACTTCCCGCTCAACTACCCGGACCTGGCCACGCGCATCCACAGCCGTTCGCCGGAGCGCTATCTGTACGAGGTGGCCCTGACCGTCAAGGACGGCTCGGGCTTCCCCAAGCTCATCAACGATGAGGAAGTCGTGCCGCTGTACGCCATCAAGGGCGCGCCCATGGACGAGGCTCTGGACTACGCCGTGTCCGGCTGCACCGAGGCGCGCATGCCCAACCGCGACACCTACACCTCGGGCTGCGTCTACATCAACTTCGCCTCGGCTCTGGAAATGCTCATGCGCAACGGTCGGATGCGCTGCTACAACGATGAGCTCATCGGCGTCGAGACCGGCGACTTCACCAAGTTCGAGACCTGGGAGGAGTTCTACGAGGCGTACAAGACGCAGCATCTGAACCTGCTGCAAAAGGCATTTCAGCAGCAGTATGTGGTGGATTGCCTGCGGCCGCAGCACTTTGCCGCGCCGCTTTCCTCGCTCCTGCACAGCCTGTGCATGGAGAACCTCCAGGACCTGCACGAGCCCAAGATCGAGGGCGGCGTGGACTACTCCTACTTCGAGTTCCTGGGCTACGGCACGATCGTGGACTCGCTGGCCGCCATCAAGAAGCTCGTTTTCGAGGACAAGAAGCTGACCCTGAAGCAGGTGCTGGACGCTGTGGACGCAGACTTCGTGGGCCATGAGCCCGTGCGCGAGATGCTGCGCAATGCGCCGTGCTACGGCAACAACGACCCCTACGCCGACTCCATCGCCAAGGACATCGACCGCTTCACCCAGGTGGCAGCCAAGAAGAGCTCCGAGGAGCGCGGCGTACACGTCGACGTGCGCTACGTGCCCATCACGTCCCACGTGCCCTTCGGCAAGGTGGTTTCGGCCACGCCCAATGGTCGCAAGGCCTGGACCGCGCTGTCCGACGGCTCTTCCGCCTCCCACGGCGCGGACAAAAACGGTCCCACGGCAGTGCTTCTGTCCAACTACCACACGAAAAACTACGGCATGATCAACCGCGCCTCGCGCCTGCTCAACATCAAGCTGTCGCCCAAGTGCGTGGCAGGCGAGGAGGGCACGCAGAAGATCATCGACCTCATCCGGACCTGGTGCGACCTCAAGCTGTGGCACCTGCAGTTCAACATCGTCAACAAGCAGACGTTGCTTGCCGCCCAGGAAGACCCGGATAGCTATCGTAGTCTGCTCGTGCGCATCGCCGGGTACAGTGCCTACTTCTGTGACCTGTCCCGCGATTTGCAAAATGACATCATCGAGCGGACCGAACACGCCGATATGTAA
- the hpsH gene encoding (2S)-3-sulfopropanediol dehydratase activating enzyme — MLDKDVTGIVFNVQKFSVHDGHGIRTLIFLKGCPLRCRWCCNPESQLLDPERAFNPTRCLTASVCGRCVDVCPTKAITVVGDLLIIDRERCTDCFACVDACPSGAQTMYGERQTVDQVLRRVEEDSLFYARSGGGLTLSGGEAMAQPQFVTALLREARKRHINTAMETCGHYSWDVLQEACGLLDNLIYDIKCMDSVRHKEFTGVGNDLILSNFNKVCETFPTLPIKARTPVIPGFNDSAEDIVAIRRFIAQRPNVTYELLPFHRMGQPKYEYLGRSYSYADASLQEASFKQLQTLV, encoded by the coding sequence ATGTTAGACAAAGACGTTACCGGTATTGTGTTCAATGTGCAGAAGTTCAGCGTGCACGACGGCCACGGCATCCGCACTCTGATCTTTCTGAAAGGGTGCCCGCTGCGCTGCCGTTGGTGCTGCAACCCCGAGTCGCAGTTGCTCGACCCGGAGCGCGCCTTCAACCCGACCCGATGCCTCACAGCCTCGGTGTGCGGCCGCTGCGTGGACGTCTGTCCGACCAAAGCCATCACGGTTGTCGGCGATTTGCTCATCATCGACCGCGAGCGGTGTACGGACTGCTTCGCCTGCGTGGATGCCTGTCCTTCCGGCGCGCAGACGATGTATGGCGAACGGCAGACCGTGGACCAGGTGCTGCGCCGTGTGGAGGAGGACAGTCTCTTCTACGCCAGATCCGGTGGCGGGCTGACGCTCAGCGGTGGCGAGGCCATGGCACAGCCCCAGTTTGTGACCGCGCTTCTGCGCGAGGCGAGAAAGCGGCACATCAATACAGCCATGGAGACGTGCGGCCACTACTCCTGGGATGTCCTGCAGGAAGCCTGCGGCCTGCTCGACAACCTCATCTACGACATCAAGTGCATGGACAGCGTCAGGCACAAGGAGTTCACCGGGGTCGGCAACGATCTGATTCTCAGTAATTTCAACAAGGTTTGCGAGACATTCCCCACGCTGCCAATCAAGGCTCGCACACCTGTTATTCCAGGGTTCAACGACTCGGCGGAAGACATCGTTGCTATCCGCAGGTTCATTGCCCAGCGTCCGAACGTCACTTACGAGCTGCTGCCTTTCCACCGCATGGGACAGCCGAAGTACGAGTACCTCGGCCGAAGCTACTCCTATGCGGACGCTTCCCTCCAGGAGGCCTCATTCAAGCAGCTGCAAACGCTCGTGTGA
- a CDS encoding sigma-54 interaction domain-containing protein, producing the protein MEAKYFEPFLDAFKEAVCITDSQGVVLHINAKYSRLTGIEKKDIVGKNLQELVDGGHFDIVLNPIIVKGKVETSRIQNLMNGKKLLLDGHPIFDDQGEVACVVTFIYDITTLEELKEQVIAQRELLETFKKLQSIDAGEQRICPLVVHSEAMRRAIGQIGMLAETDATVLLLGETGVGKDVFARRLHASSPRADKPFIKADCGSIPENLVETELFGYAPGTFSGGIKQGKVGLIEAASSGTLFLDEIGELPLAMQSRLLRLLQDWEIKRVGSTTPTKIDVRVIAATNKDLEEEVAAGRFRSDLYYRLKVAVIRIPPLRKRKGDILPLAQCFLEFYGARYKRSCELTPAAGQALTEYRWPGNVREMENLIHGLVITSANDRIDEGDLPIKRSSAPPINIADAEAPDLDIADRSYKDIMRELENQVLLAGLKQYGSLQEMAEHFQLDRTTVFRKVRAMAKDLNMPMPVNKRRKRKSTKDS; encoded by the coding sequence ATGGAAGCCAAGTATTTCGAACCATTCCTCGACGCCTTCAAAGAGGCTGTCTGCATCACCGACAGCCAGGGCGTCGTCCTGCATATCAACGCCAAGTATTCCAGGCTGACCGGGATTGAAAAAAAGGACATCGTCGGCAAGAACCTCCAGGAGCTCGTGGATGGCGGGCACTTTGACATCGTGCTCAACCCCATCATCGTCAAGGGCAAGGTGGAGACCTCCCGCATCCAGAACCTCATGAACGGCAAGAAGCTCCTTCTGGACGGGCACCCGATTTTCGACGACCAGGGCGAGGTCGCCTGTGTCGTGACCTTTATCTACGACATCACCACCCTGGAGGAGCTCAAGGAGCAGGTCATCGCCCAGCGGGAGCTCCTGGAAACGTTCAAGAAGCTGCAAAGCATAGACGCGGGCGAGCAACGCATCTGCCCGCTGGTCGTTCACAGCGAAGCCATGCGCCGGGCAATCGGCCAGATCGGCATGCTCGCCGAAACAGACGCCACGGTGCTGCTTCTGGGCGAGACCGGCGTGGGCAAAGACGTGTTCGCCAGGCGTCTGCACGCCTCCAGCCCCCGGGCCGACAAGCCGTTCATCAAGGCCGACTGCGGCAGTATTCCGGAAAATCTCGTGGAGACGGAGCTGTTCGGCTACGCGCCGGGTACTTTTTCCGGCGGCATCAAGCAGGGCAAGGTTGGTTTGATCGAGGCCGCCTCCTCGGGGACGCTGTTCCTCGACGAAATCGGCGAGCTGCCCCTTGCCATGCAATCCCGGCTGCTGCGCCTGCTCCAGGACTGGGAAATCAAGCGCGTGGGCTCCACCACGCCGACCAAGATCGACGTGCGCGTCATCGCTGCCACCAACAAGGATCTGGAAGAGGAAGTCGCCGCCGGCCGGTTCCGCAGCGATCTGTACTACCGGCTCAAGGTGGCGGTCATCCGCATCCCGCCCCTGCGCAAGCGCAAAGGGGACATTCTGCCCCTGGCCCAATGCTTTCTGGAGTTCTATGGCGCCCGGTACAAACGCTCCTGCGAGCTCACCCCGGCGGCCGGCCAGGCGCTTACCGAGTACCGCTGGCCCGGCAATGTGCGCGAGATGGAAAACCTCATCCACGGTCTCGTCATCACCAGCGCCAATGATCGCATTGATGAAGGCGACCTGCCTATCAAGCGCAGCAGCGCGCCGCCCATCAACATCGCGGACGCCGAAGCACCTGACCTGGACATAGCCGACAGGTCCTACAAGGACATCATGCGGGAGCTGGAGAATCAGGTACTTCTGGCGGGGCTGAAGCAGTACGGCTCGCTGCAGGAGATGGCCGAGCATTTCCAGCTCGACCGCACCACTGTGTTCCGCAAGGTCCGGGCCATGGCCAAAGATCTCAACATGCCCATGCCTGTAAACAAGCGGCGGAAGCGGAAGTCCACTAAGGACTCGTGA